Proteins found in one Parcubacteria group bacterium genomic segment:
- a CDS encoding GIY-YIG nuclease family protein yields MYYLYIVECVDKTLYIGITTNLDRRIAEHNGTKLGAKYTAARRPVKLVYSKKFKNRSTASKEEARIKKLKRIDKLQLITTC; encoded by the coding sequence ATGTATTATCTTTACATCGTTGAATGCGTTGATAAGACGCTATATATTGGAATCACGACCAACCTTGATCGCAGAATCGCGGAGCACAATGGAACAAAATTGGGTGCGAAATATACTGCTGCGCGCCGTCCGGTCAAATTGGTCTATTCCAAAAAATTCAAAAATCGTTCTACAGCATCGAAAGAAGAAGCGCGGATCAAAAAGCTAAAGAGGATAGACAAATTACAACTAATCACGACCTGTTGA
- a CDS encoding ABC transporter ATP-binding protein yields MNYSLTKTDIEKEKEKGVLTTAWRRLVPLMKEEGRSVALAIIAMLVSSAATLIVPIIIAHIVDDYIADKNFHGVLLYSGLLALIFLLTLASSYFQIKTMGGVGRRLLFNLRNKIFSKLQELPVAFFNQNKTGDIVSRINNDTDKLNQFFSQALMQFFGNVILIIGTGIFLLSIDFKLGLVALLPAIVALVGTQMLSPWVKRSSLKSLRTLGGMSGEIQESINNFKVIVAFNRLDYFRNKFKEANGMNYAASISAGIASNIFNPLYTLASSLAQLVVLAYGIYLISIGQFTVGLLIGFLLYVNNFYNPLRQLASVWPSLQLALAGLDRIAEILALESNLGTEPVEKMKKSSSLEAALEFKNVNFHYEGGRDVLKNINFALERGKTYALVGPTGGGKTTTASLMARLYDPIAGAIFLEGKNIRCYSSDERTKKIGFILQEPFLFTGTIRENIIYGNEEYGNCTSAELAQALEKAHLTKLLSRFSEGLDTQIVSGADAISLGQKQLIAFIRAVLRSPDILILDEATANIDTVTEQLLEEIIAKLPKKTTKVIIAHRLNTIENADEIFFVNGGEVTHAGSMQHAVELLLHGKRES; encoded by the coding sequence ATGAATTATTCGCTCACAAAAACTGATATTGAAAAAGAAAAAGAAAAAGGGGTGCTAACCACTGCCTGGCGCCGGCTGGTGCCATTGATGAAGGAAGAGGGGCGTTCGGTGGCACTCGCAATCATTGCGATGTTGGTCAGTTCCGCCGCGACATTGATCGTACCGATCATTATCGCGCATATCGTGGACGACTATATTGCCGATAAAAATTTTCACGGCGTGCTGCTCTATTCCGGATTGTTAGCGCTTATCTTTCTTTTGACATTGGCTTCAAGTTATTTCCAGATCAAAACGATGGGGGGAGTCGGCCGGCGCTTACTTTTTAATCTGCGCAATAAAATTTTTAGTAAATTGCAAGAACTGCCGGTGGCTTTTTTTAATCAAAACAAAACAGGAGATATCGTTTCGCGGATCAATAATGACACAGACAAACTTAATCAATTTTTCTCCCAGGCACTCATGCAATTTTTCGGCAATGTCATTTTGATCATTGGTACTGGAATCTTTCTTTTGAGTATCGATTTCAAACTCGGACTGGTAGCTCTTCTCCCAGCTATCGTGGCGCTGGTGGGCACTCAGATGCTCTCTCCTTGGGTCAAGCGGTCTAGCCTCAAGAGCCTGCGGACGCTTGGCGGAATGAGTGGAGAGATCCAAGAAAGCATCAATAATTTCAAAGTGATCGTGGCTTTCAATCGGCTGGACTATTTCCGCAATAAATTCAAAGAAGCGAACGGAATGAATTATGCTGCTTCCATCTCGGCCGGCATCGCAAGTAATATTTTCAATCCGCTCTATACGCTTGCCTCATCTTTGGCACAGCTGGTCGTCTTAGCTTACGGGATCTATCTCATCTCCATCGGTCAATTTACTGTAGGATTGCTGATCGGCTTTTTGCTGTATGTCAATAATTTCTACAATCCGCTCCGCCAATTAGCTTCGGTCTGGCCGTCGCTCCAATTGGCCTTAGCGGGCCTTGATCGCATCGCGGAAATTTTGGCGCTTGAGTCCAATTTGGGGACTGAGCCGGTAGAAAAAATGAAAAAAAGCTCTTCCTTGGAAGCAGCATTGGAATTTAAGAATGTCAATTTCCACTATGAAGGTGGAAGGGATGTTTTGAAAAATATTAACTTTGCTTTGGAAAGAGGCAAAACCTATGCATTGGTCGGACCGACTGGTGGCGGCAAGACAACAACTGCGTCGCTGATGGCACGGCTCTATGATCCGATTGCGGGAGCAATTTTTTTGGAAGGGAAAAATATCCGCTGTTATTCGTCGGATGAGCGGACAAAAAAAATCGGATTTATTCTGCAAGAACCGTTTCTTTTTACCGGCACGATCCGGGAAAATATCATATATGGCAATGAAGAGTATGGAAATTGCACTAGTGCTGAGCTTGCGCAGGCATTGGAAAAGGCGCATCTGACAAAACTACTTTCCCGTTTTTCGGAAGGGCTCGATACGCAGATTGTCTCAGGCGCGGATGCGATCAGTTTGGGACAAAAACAATTGATCGCTTTTATCCGAGCGGTATTGCGCAGTCCGGATATTTTGATCTTAGACGAAGCAACGGCCAACATTGACACGGTTACTGAGCAGCTGTTGGAAGAAATTATCGCTAAATTGCCGAAAAAAACGACCAAAGTGATCATTGCGCACCGGCTTAACACGATTGAAAATGCCGACGAAATTTTTTTTGTCAACGGTGGAGAAGTCACGCATGCCGGTTCGATGCAACATGCCGTGGAACTGCTTTTACACGGAAAGCGGGAAAGCTAG
- a CDS encoding ABC transporter ATP-binding protein yields MKKKKVEKNNPQILAPTLLGLLGRYKKIISWLVILTIIANALSISVPKIIARAIDTYASGHFSVPDLAIEFTVIAIGIFVFTYLQNIVQVYASEMAARDLRDELVAKISVQPYAYIETATPAKLLTNLTSDVDAVKTFVSIAVSSIISSIFLIVGIAVLLLITDWKLGISVLAIMPFIGLSFFFVLSKVRKLFVKSQEAIDWLNKIISESILGAALIRLLDSHESEYQKFLPASKEAKRVSLEILGLFASLIPVVTFFTNLATLVIVALGGHFVIQGAMSLGNFTAFNSYLAILIFPIIIIGFMSNVIAQAQASYDRILMVLKAPVEKKTGGLKVSLKGDVEVKNVSVNFGEKYALRDVSFSIPAGSKTAIIGPTAAGKTQLLYLLTGLLAPTSGEIYFDGQKIEQYDKENLHSQIGFVFQDSVMFNLSLRENIAFSNTVKDVHLKKAIATAELDDFIGKLPKKLDTIVSERGTSLSGGQKQRVMLARALALNPKILLLDDFTARVDANTESKILNNVAKNYPGLTLVSVTQKISSIEHYDQIILIMEGELLAKGTHEALLETSPEYVQIYQSQRSTNQYE; encoded by the coding sequence ATGAAAAAAAAGAAAGTTGAAAAAAATAATCCTCAAATTTTGGCACCGACACTGCTCGGTCTGCTTGGACGTTACAAAAAAATTATTAGCTGGCTTGTCATTCTCACAATTATTGCTAATGCGCTAAGCATTTCTGTGCCCAAAATTATTGCGCGGGCGATCGATACCTATGCCAGTGGACATTTTTCCGTCCCTGATTTAGCGATTGAGTTTACCGTCATCGCTATAGGCATTTTCGTCTTTACTTATTTGCAAAACATCGTACAGGTCTATGCATCAGAAATGGCCGCGCGCGATTTGCGCGATGAACTTGTGGCCAAAATTTCCGTCCAACCCTATGCCTATATTGAAACTGCCACGCCGGCCAAGCTTTTGACTAATCTGACATCCGATGTCGACGCGGTAAAAACTTTTGTTTCGATCGCTGTCTCTTCAATCATTTCATCCATCTTTTTGATTGTCGGCATCGCCGTGCTATTGCTCATCACTGATTGGAAATTAGGAATCTCTGTGCTTGCGATTATGCCATTTATCGGACTGAGCTTCTTTTTTGTCTTAAGTAAAGTGCGTAAATTATTTGTCAAATCACAGGAAGCAATCGATTGGCTTAATAAAATCATCAGTGAAAGTATTTTGGGGGCAGCGCTTATCCGCTTGCTTGATTCGCATGAGAGCGAATATCAAAAATTTTTGCCTGCCAGTAAGGAAGCGAAGCGTGTCAGTCTGGAAATTCTGGGATTGTTCGCTAGTCTTATCCCGGTCGTCACTTTTTTTACTAACCTTGCCACGCTGGTCATCGTTGCTTTGGGCGGGCATTTTGTCATCCAAGGAGCGATGTCGCTGGGAAATTTTACCGCTTTTAATAGTTACCTTGCGATCCTAATTTTTCCTATCATCATCATTGGTTTTATGAGCAATGTCATCGCCCAAGCTCAAGCTTCCTATGATCGGATACTAATGGTGCTTAAAGCTCCGGTGGAAAAGAAAACTGGCGGGTTGAAAGTCTCTCTCAAGGGAGATGTTGAAGTGAAAAATGTTTCCGTCAATTTTGGCGAGAAGTATGCGCTTAGGGATGTTTCTTTTTCTATTCCTGCTGGTAGCAAGACAGCGATTATCGGACCCACGGCTGCGGGGAAAACCCAGCTGCTTTATCTGCTTACCGGGTTGCTTGCGCCGACATCCGGCGAGATTTATTTTGATGGCCAAAAAATCGAGCAATATGACAAGGAAAATCTGCATAGTCAAATCGGCTTTGTTTTTCAAGACAGCGTAATGTTTAATCTGAGTTTGCGGGAAAATATTGCTTTTAGCAATACCGTGAAAGACGTACATTTAAAAAAGGCGATTGCGACCGCAGAGTTAGATGATTTTATCGGAAAACTTCCCAAAAAATTAGATACGATTGTTTCCGAGCGGGGAACAAGCCTTTCTGGCGGACAAAAACAGCGCGTCATGCTAGCGCGAGCGCTGGCGCTTAATCCGAAAATATTGTTGCTGGATGATTTTACCGCGCGCGTCGATGCGAATACGGAGAGCAAAATTTTGAATAATGTCGCCAAAAATTATCCAGGGCTGACACTTGTTTCGGTCACGCAGAAAATTTCTTCTATTGAGCATTATGATCAGATCATTTTAATCATGGAGGGGGAGCTTTTAGCCAAGGGTACGCACGAGGCATTGCTCGAAACATCGCCAGAATACGTCCAGATCTATCAGTCACAAAGAAGTACGAATCAATATGAATGA
- a CDS encoding DUF2892 domain-containing protein produces the protein MQKNESNLDRSLRAILGVVFLALGALSFSGITSGMLFVLGVVMLITAATGFCALYKLFGIDTIGEKK, from the coding sequence ATGCAAAAAAATGAGAGTAACTTGGATCGCAGCCTAAGGGCTATTCTGGGGGTTGTTTTCCTAGCGCTCGGAGCGTTATCCTTCTCTGGCATAACGAGTGGTATGCTCTTTGTATTAGGAGTGGTCATGCTTATCACGGCCGCAACCGGTTTTTGCGCGCTGTATAAATTGTTCGGGATTGACACGATCGGGGAGAAAAAATAG
- a CDS encoding oleate hydratase, with product MRADTKNNKAYFIGGGIASLAGAVYLIKDGGFQGKNITILEANSAIGGSLDAKRNYSGKAYIMTGHRILAKNAFECTYALLSRVPSLENKNLSVKDQIDNYNLRIKTFAKARLVENGQIINSHTLGLCWRDRWNLSKVLMRREATLDNLRIDEYFDATFFETNFWSEFSTVFAFQPWHSLAEFRRYIFRSFHALPFYDTMECIQNTPYNQHDSLVLPIMKWLEGQGVNFKKETIVTGLAMEIAKKEKAVKKILFTKNKKKRGILIGEEDIVFATLGSMTTNASFGSMHAAPKLKKRRNCAAWNFWEKISILDPDFGRPKVFDNHAKKSKWESFTVTFRNKTFFALMKKLTGNIEGTGGGTTFHASNWGMSITIPHQPHFRGQSKGVDVCWGYSLRPDKKGNFVKKEMYECTGEEILIELIGHLGFEKQKDKIIGSATCIPCVMPYITSQFSPRSKKDRPRVVPTGAKNFAFLGQFCEIPDDIVFTVEYSIRSAQIAVYSLLGLDKKIDPILKGYRHPGNIFRAIKTILR from the coding sequence ATGCGAGCAGATACTAAAAATAACAAAGCCTATTTTATTGGTGGCGGGATTGCCTCTTTGGCCGGTGCGGTTTATCTGATTAAGGACGGTGGTTTCCAAGGGAAAAATATCACTATCTTGGAGGCGAACAGCGCGATCGGGGGCAGTTTGGACGCGAAAAGAAATTATTCCGGAAAGGCCTATATTATGACAGGGCACAGGATTTTAGCCAAAAATGCTTTCGAGTGCACATATGCCTTGCTTTCTCGCGTGCCATCCCTTGAGAATAAAAATTTGAGCGTGAAAGACCAGATAGATAATTATAATTTGAGGATAAAAACGTTTGCCAAAGCGCGCTTGGTGGAGAATGGCCAGATTATCAATTCTCATACACTTGGGTTGTGTTGGCGAGATAGATGGAATTTGTCAAAAGTTCTGATGCGGCGTGAAGCAACTTTGGATAATTTGCGGATAGATGAATATTTTGACGCAACTTTTTTTGAGACAAATTTTTGGTCTGAATTTAGTACGGTTTTTGCTTTTCAGCCTTGGCACAGCTTGGCGGAATTTAGAAGATATATTTTTAGGTCATTCCATGCCTTGCCTTTTTATGACACGATGGAGTGCATCCAAAACACGCCATATAATCAGCATGATTCACTCGTACTGCCAATCATGAAATGGTTGGAAGGCCAAGGCGTCAATTTCAAAAAGGAAACAATTGTCACTGGCCTTGCGATGGAGATTGCTAAAAAGGAAAAGGCGGTCAAGAAGATCTTGTTCACTAAAAACAAAAAGAAGAGGGGTATTTTGATCGGTGAAGAGGACATTGTTTTCGCCACCCTTGGCTCGATGACTACCAATGCTAGTTTCGGATCAATGCATGCAGCGCCAAAACTAAAAAAAAGGCGAAACTGCGCAGCTTGGAATTTTTGGGAGAAAATATCTATTCTCGATCCTGATTTCGGCCGGCCTAAGGTTTTTGATAATCACGCCAAAAAATCAAAATGGGAATCATTTACGGTTACTTTTAGAAACAAAACTTTTTTTGCGCTGATGAAAAAATTGACCGGCAATATTGAGGGAACTGGAGGAGGAACGACTTTTCACGCTTCCAATTGGGGCATGTCAATCACTATTCCGCATCAGCCACATTTTAGAGGACAAAGCAAAGGCGTGGATGTTTGTTGGGGCTACAGTTTGCGTCCGGACAAAAAAGGTAATTTTGTCAAGAAAGAAATGTACGAGTGTACTGGGGAGGAGATTTTGATCGAGCTGATCGGGCACTTGGGTTTTGAGAAACAAAAGGACAAAATCATCGGATCGGCTACTTGCATTCCGTGCGTAATGCCCTACATAACCAGCCAATTTTCTCCAAGGTCAAAAAAAGATCGGCCACGTGTAGTGCCAACTGGCGCGAAGAATTTTGCCTTTTTGGGTCAATTTTGCGAGATACCGGATGACATTGTTTTTACGGTGGAATACTCAATTAGATCGGCTCAAATAGCGGTTTATTCTCTTTTGGGCCTGGATAAAAAGATTGACCCGATCCTCAAGGGGTATCGTCACCCGGGCAATATATTCAGGGCGATAAAAACTATTCTCAGATAA
- the rpmG gene encoding 50S ribosomal protein L33 has translation MSRENLAKMKCLECANINYFTTRNKKKIKEKLEMKKHCPKCKKHTMHKEMK, from the coding sequence ATGTCACGAGAAAACTTGGCAAAGATGAAATGCTTGGAATGTGCCAACATCAACTATTTCACAACCAGAAACAAGAAGAAGATCAAGGAAAAATTGGAAATGAAAAAACATTGCCCGAAATGCAAAAAGCATACGATGCATAAGGAAATGAAGTAA
- a CDS encoding tetratricopeptide repeat protein: MLYQIIPPILVIFSVIGIIIFLVKKAPEINRLEREEKLENERAFRAVDGGVGDYSRQDTGMAKVTTRLKQGLLVVLEKSVKKSRIVFLKLENKLKDLGEGIRKKRNSRVVENGPNPEPQLEENLERREEKPAANESEILDGIIDKVGKYDPEKKNIRERLGLKQRAIQEEVEEKYFRPIISDRVVVPKRRRETKSRLEELLIERIAANPKDIEAYERLGEYYLEVKNLEHSKECFKQVLRLNPGNRNARYKIRKLEKILGS; the protein is encoded by the coding sequence ATGTTGTACCAAATTATTCCGCCAATTTTAGTCATTTTCAGTGTTATTGGAATAATTATTTTTTTGGTAAAAAAGGCTCCGGAAATCAATCGTCTGGAGCGAGAGGAGAAATTGGAAAATGAACGAGCGTTTCGGGCGGTCGATGGTGGGGTGGGTGATTATTCCCGGCAGGATACCGGAATGGCTAAAGTGACGACAAGACTAAAACAAGGTTTGCTGGTCGTGCTGGAAAAGTCAGTCAAGAAATCGCGGATTGTTTTTTTGAAATTAGAAAATAAGCTCAAGGACTTGGGCGAAGGGATCCGAAAAAAAAGAAATTCAAGGGTGGTCGAAAACGGGCCGAATCCTGAACCGCAGTTGGAAGAGAATCTTGAGCGCAGAGAAGAAAAACCGGCAGCAAATGAAAGTGAAATATTGGATGGAATTATTGATAAGGTGGGAAAGTATGATCCGGAGAAAAAAAATATCCGTGAAAGATTAGGATTGAAACAACGAGCGATCCAGGAAGAAGTAGAGGAGAAATATTTTCGTCCGATCATCAGTGATCGAGTCGTGGTACCGAAAAGAAGACGAGAAACCAAGAGTCGCCTAGAGGAATTGCTCATCGAAAGAATCGCGGCTAATCCGAAAGATATCGAAGCTTATGAGCGATTGGGAGAATATTATCTGGAAGTGAAAAATTTGGAACATTCCAAGGAATGTTTCAAACAAGTGCTCAGATTAAACCCGGGAAATCGTAACGCACGGTATAAGATCAGAAAACTGGAAAAAATCCTAGGAAGCTGA
- the ricT gene encoding regulatory iron-sulfur-containing complex subunit RicT, whose translation MCESAIKVKAGDRVVVTCEHFNELGTVEADGHENCPREKEQVLRLATTRDKESFLEKEKEKVAALDFCKSELKKLGLAMKAIDARISLDGKQIIFIFTSDGRVDFRELVKNLSLKFKKAIRMQQIGSRDEARKLGDCGVCGRAMCCINTKNNIPSITTDMARVQQIAHRGTERISGACGRLMCCLAYEAQSYREMLEGMPEMYSTISTVEGDGTVIEVNAITQEVKVKLRSGKYLSVKKEELK comes from the coding sequence ATGTGCGAAAGCGCAATCAAAGTAAAAGCGGGTGACCGCGTGGTTGTTACCTGTGAACATTTTAATGAATTAGGAACGGTTGAGGCGGATGGTCATGAAAACTGTCCAAGAGAAAAAGAGCAAGTTTTGCGCCTAGCGACAACAAGGGACAAGGAAAGTTTTCTAGAAAAAGAAAAGGAAAAAGTGGCGGCGTTGGATTTTTGCAAGAGCGAACTCAAAAAACTTGGACTAGCGATGAAAGCGATCGATGCGCGGATAAGCTTAGATGGTAAACAGATCATTTTCATTTTTACATCTGACGGCCGGGTAGATTTTCGCGAATTGGTCAAAAATCTTTCGCTCAAGTTCAAGAAAGCTATCCGGATGCAACAGATCGGTTCGCGAGATGAAGCTCGGAAATTGGGTGATTGTGGAGTGTGTGGCCGAGCGATGTGTTGCATTAATACGAAAAATAATATTCCTAGCATTACGACCGATATGGCGCGCGTCCAGCAGATCGCACACAGAGGCACGGAGCGAATTTCTGGCGCTTGTGGTCGGTTGATGTGTTGCCTGGCTTATGAAGCGCAAAGTTATCGGGAAATGTTAGAAGGGATGCCGGAGATGTATAGCACGATTAGTACAGTCGAGGGAGATGGCACAGTGATTGAGGTGAACGCAATCACGCAGGAAGTCAAGGTGAAATTGCGAAGTGGAAAATATCTGTCAGTCAAAAAAGAAGAGTTAAAATAA
- a CDS encoding translation elongation factor Ts yields MANLEQIKKIREMLGSGIVETKNALDEADGDEEKAIEIIRKKGQLKAAKKSDREAGEGVVVSYIHPNNKLGAIVKLYCESDFVARNTEFLELAKDLAMHVSAMNPQYVKPEDVPTETLEKEKDIWQEQLKAENKPVEIMAKILEGKEKKFREDLALLTQPFVKNPDQTIEALITEKIAKIGENIRVGGFTRMEL; encoded by the coding sequence ATGGCAAACTTAGAGCAAATAAAAAAGATTCGGGAAATGCTTGGATCGGGAATCGTGGAAACAAAAAACGCGCTTGATGAGGCTGATGGAGATGAGGAAAAAGCGATTGAGATTATCCGCAAAAAGGGACAGTTGAAAGCAGCCAAGAAATCTGATCGGGAAGCTGGTGAGGGCGTGGTCGTATCCTACATTCATCCGAACAATAAATTGGGAGCGATTGTAAAACTGTATTGCGAAAGTGATTTTGTGGCACGGAACACTGAATTTTTGGAGTTGGCAAAAGACTTGGCAATGCACGTGTCAGCGATGAATCCGCAATATGTGAAGCCAGAAGATGTCCCAACTGAGACACTGGAAAAGGAAAAAGATATCTGGCAAGAACAATTGAAAGCGGAAAATAAGCCGGTAGAAATTATGGCAAAAATTCTAGAAGGCAAGGAGAAGAAATTTCGGGAAGACTTGGCACTGCTTACTCAGCCTTTCGTAAAAAATCCTGACCAAACTATTGAAGCACTGATTACAGAAAAGATTGCTAAGATTGGAGAAAATATCCGCGTGGGTGGTTTTACTCGGATGGAGCTATAA
- the rpsB gene encoding 30S ribosomal protein S2 produces MEEKNVSVPTGTGKESAAGEVADSFSDFDFAKLEINLEEMFKNGVHFGHHKSRKNPKMDEFIFGVKNGINILDLQKTAQMLKEALAFMEKVIMSGQKILFVGTKKQAKKIVEAAAKRCEMPYVTERWLGGTFTNYAAISGRTRYLRDGQGKLERGEYGKYTKFEQMKFAEELERLETKMGGIKNMDRLPGAIFVTGVVEDNLAIKEAKIKNIPVIALADTNIDPRDIDYIIPANEDAVSSLKILMAYVIKTVLAAKQKMAVEKVAIEKAAVAAAAEVKK; encoded by the coding sequence ATGGAAGAGAAGAATGTTTCAGTTCCGACAGGGACTGGAAAAGAGAGCGCGGCAGGAGAGGTGGCCGACAGTTTTTCTGATTTCGATTTTGCGAAATTGGAAATCAATCTGGAAGAGATGTTCAAAAATGGTGTGCATTTTGGACATCACAAATCCCGAAAAAATCCTAAGATGGATGAATTTATCTTTGGTGTGAAAAACGGGATCAACATTTTGGACTTGCAAAAGACGGCGCAGATGTTGAAAGAGGCGTTGGCCTTTATGGAAAAAGTGATCATGAGCGGGCAGAAGATCTTGTTCGTGGGAACAAAAAAGCAAGCCAAGAAAATTGTGGAAGCAGCGGCAAAGCGTTGTGAGATGCCCTATGTGACGGAGCGTTGGTTGGGTGGCACTTTCACTAACTATGCGGCAATTTCTGGACGAACAAGGTATCTGCGTGACGGGCAAGGTAAATTGGAACGTGGAGAATATGGCAAATACACCAAATTTGAACAGATGAAATTTGCCGAAGAGTTGGAGCGCTTGGAAACGAAGATGGGTGGAATCAAGAATATGGATCGCTTACCAGGCGCAATTTTTGTGACTGGTGTAGTGGAGGATAATCTAGCCATCAAGGAAGCCAAAATCAAAAATATTCCCGTGATTGCTCTCGCTGATACTAACATCGATCCGCGTGATATCGACTATATCATTCCAGCCAATGAGGACGCCGTTTCATCTTTGAAAATTTTGATGGCCTATGTGATTAAAACTGTTTTGGCGGCCAAGCAAAAAATGGCAGTAGAAAAAGTGGCAATTGAGAAGGCTGCAGTGGCAGCAGCTGCTGAAGTGAAAAAATAA
- the rpmE gene encoding 50S ribosomal protein L31: MKKDIHPKYFPNAKIICACGNVIEAGSTIEEMKVEICAACHPFYTGKKKSMDTAGRVDRFKKIAEKKAAPKVKKERIRKPKAETKKVVSKKKLKK; this comes from the coding sequence ATGAAAAAAGACATCCATCCTAAGTATTTTCCCAACGCCAAAATCATCTGCGCCTGTGGCAATGTGATTGAAGCGGGATCCACGATTGAAGAAATGAAGGTTGAAATCTGCGCCGCTTGCCATCCTTTCTACACTGGCAAGAAAAAATCCATGGACACCGCCGGCCGCGTCGACCGTTTCAAGAAAATCGCCGAAAAGAAAGCCGCGCCAAAAGTAAAAAAGGAACGCATCCGAAAACCCAAAGCCGAGACCAAGAAAGTAGTTTCGAAAAAGAAGTTGAAGAAATAA
- the rpsI gene encoding 30S ribosomal protein S9, producing the protein MIDKKKAKIEKDAVVEKSEAGRYLYAVGKRKTAIAQVRIYPTDTPTDTLVNDKKLEEYFSVARFSDTVKSALTSVGLSEKFNVTVKVVGGGINAQSEAIRLGISRALIKFDESLRKVLRAEGFLTRDARVVERKKPGLKKARKSPQWAKR; encoded by the coding sequence ATGATAGACAAGAAAAAAGCTAAAATTGAAAAGGACGCAGTGGTAGAAAAATCCGAGGCTGGGAGATATCTCTATGCCGTCGGCAAAAGAAAAACCGCCATTGCGCAAGTCCGCATCTATCCGACTGACACGCCGACTGACACCTTGGTCAATGACAAAAAATTGGAAGAATATTTTTCTGTCGCTCGTTTTTCTGACACGGTAAAATCCGCCTTGACCTCCGTGGGACTTTCCGAGAAATTCAATGTGACTGTAAAAGTAGTTGGCGGGGGAATCAACGCCCAATCCGAAGCGATCCGTTTGGGAATCTCCCGAGCGCTCATTAAATTTGACGAGAGTCTGAGAAAAGTTCTGCGCGCCGAGGGCTTCCTCACCCGAGACGCCAGAGTGGTAGAAAGAAAGAAACCGGGACTCAAGAAAGCGAGAAAAAGTCCACAGTGGGCAAAAAGATAG
- the rplM gene encoding 50S ribosomal protein L13: MITRKYHLFDATDKTPGRMATEIARILRGKNKVDFAPHVDGGDFVVVTNSDNVKIAYGKGEKKIYYRFSGYPGGITATTLNDQIEKDSRKVIKDAVYGMLCKNKLRDKMMKRLLIYVDDKHTHAINGTTN, encoded by the coding sequence ATGATTACTAGAAAATATCATCTTTTTGATGCGACAGATAAGACCCCTGGCCGAATGGCAACCGAAATTGCTCGGATTTTGCGAGGGAAGAACAAGGTTGATTTCGCTCCACACGTCGATGGAGGCGATTTCGTGGTTGTGACCAACTCGGACAATGTTAAAATCGCCTATGGCAAGGGGGAGAAAAAAATTTATTACCGTTTTTCCGGTTATCCAGGTGGAATCACTGCGACGACACTCAATGATCAGATCGAAAAAGATTCTCGAAAAGTGATCAAAGACGCAGTCTATGGCATGCTTTGCAAAAACAAACTGCGCGACAAGATGATGAAACGACTTTTAATCTATGTCGATGATAAGCACACTCACGCGATCAATGGAACAACTAACTAA
- the rplQ gene encoding 50S ribosomal protein L17, translated as MRHQNKGRELGREMNQRKALFRTMLGSLIMREKIETTEAKAKELKGKIDRLINKAKKAKDPVRKLAVVRDLKKYIPAMAMKKLTGEFLDKFEKRSSGYTRIIKLAPRKSDSARIAVIEFVY; from the coding sequence ATGCGACATCAAAATAAGGGAAGGGAATTGGGACGAGAGATGAATCAAAGAAAAGCATTGTTCCGTACGATGCTCGGCAGTTTGATCATGCGCGAAAAGATCGAGACGACTGAAGCGAAAGCCAAGGAACTGAAAGGTAAGATCGATCGACTGATCAATAAGGCCAAAAAAGCCAAGGATCCGGTGCGAAAATTGGCTGTGGTTCGTGATCTTAAAAAATATATTCCCGCGATGGCGATGAAAAAGCTGACCGGAGAATTTTTGGATAAATTTGAGAAAAGAAGCAGTGGGTATACCAGAATAATTAAATTAGCGCCAAGAAAAAGCGATTCTGCAAGAATTGCCGTTATCGAATTCGTCTACTAA